A genome region from Mugil cephalus isolate CIBA_MC_2020 chromosome 13, CIBA_Mcephalus_1.1, whole genome shotgun sequence includes the following:
- the olig3 gene encoding oligodendrocyte transcription factor 3, which yields MNSDSSPSSRASSPDMDSMFLREHLPHHHHHHHVGSSVSSSTQGVEHLRQKIPGGEHLRSANAKSPSVESSSSNKYKLKKQVTEEEMFQLRLKINGRERKRMHDLNLAMDGLREVMPYAHGPSVRKLSKIATLLLARNYILMLTSSLDEMKRLVGEIYGGQHSAFHCGTMAHTGGPGGHSGGPAAAAAAAAAAAHQVHPLLGSALSSSTSSTLTSALPGLTSIRAPHSLLKASPAAPPALQLGSGFQHWAGLPCPCTICQVPPPPHIPITSTGLTRLTGEGKDGLK from the coding sequence ATGAATTCAGACTCCAGCCCGAGCAGCAGAGCCTCTTCTCCGGACATGGACAGCATGTTTCTACGAGAACACCTCCcgcatcaccaccaccaccaccacgtcGGCTCCTCCGTGTCCTCCTCCACGCAGGGCGTAGAGCACCTGCGCCAGAAGATACCCGGCGGCGAGCACCTGCGGTCTGCAAACGCCAAGTCACCGTCCgtagaaagcagcagcagcaacaagtaCAAACTGAAGAAGCAGGTCACCGAGGAGGAGATGTTCCAGCTCCGTCTCAAGATCAACGGCCGGGAGAGGAAGCGCATGCACGACCTCAACCTGGCCATGGACGGCCTGCGAGAGGTGATGCCCTACGCACATGGGCCGTCGGTGCGGAAGTTGTCCAAGATTGCCACGCTGCTTCTGGCCAGGAACTACATCCTGATGCTCACCAGCTCCTTGGACGAGATGAAGCGATTGGTGGGGGAGATTTACGGGGGGCAGCACTCAGCCTTCCACTGCGGCACCATGGCGCACACAGGCGGGCCCGGCGGACACTCCGGTGGTCCGGCGGCAGCGGCCGCAGCGGCGGCAGCCGCCGCGCACCAGGTGCACCCTCTCCTCGGGAGCGCGCTGTCttcctccacgtcctccactCTGACGAGCGCGCTGCCGGGACTCACGTCCATCAGAGCGCCCCACTCGCTGCTGAAGGCCTCCCCGGCTGCGCCCCCGGCCCTGCAGCTGGGCTCCGGCTTCCAGCACTGGGCCGGACTGCCGTGTCCCTGCACCATCTGCCAGGTGCCTCCCCCTCCACACATCCCCATCACGTCCACCGGCCTCACGAGACTCACAGGGGAGGGGAAGGACGGGCTGAAATGA